One part of the Paenibacillus silvisoli genome encodes these proteins:
- a CDS encoding ABC transporter permease, giving the protein MVRTYRLLRTFFHACLAEEFEYRANFAANIGSTLFSIAMSVLTVILFFYRSPSLGGWSFDEVLALLGIFNALHGFVELFLQPNMSRLVGHIRQGTLDFVLLKPVDSQFFVSFRHLVLWRFADIALGLGLTGFAVWRLGGWPGFGGILLFALLFLASLMIIYALWTGMMVMSFWAVKVDNLAFLFGSLFETSRYPVTVYKGALRLVLLYVLPIGLVTTVPAEALIGRLGLANAFGALALALLFLLFARLLWKRALRSYTSASS; this is encoded by the coding sequence GTGGTACGCACTTATCGATTATTGCGGACGTTCTTTCATGCGTGTCTGGCGGAGGAATTCGAGTACCGGGCTAATTTCGCGGCGAATATAGGCTCGACCTTATTCTCGATCGCCATGTCGGTGCTGACGGTGATCCTGTTCTTCTACCGGTCGCCGTCGCTCGGAGGGTGGTCGTTTGACGAGGTGCTGGCGCTGCTCGGCATTTTTAACGCGCTGCACGGGTTTGTAGAGCTGTTTCTTCAGCCGAACATGTCGCGGCTCGTAGGCCATATCCGGCAGGGAACGCTTGATTTTGTTTTATTGAAGCCGGTCGACAGCCAATTCTTCGTCAGCTTCCGTCATCTGGTGCTTTGGCGGTTCGCGGACATCGCGCTCGGACTCGGTTTGACCGGATTTGCGGTGTGGCGGCTGGGAGGCTGGCCGGGCTTCGGAGGCATTTTGCTTTTTGCCTTGCTGTTTCTGGCCTCGTTAATGATCATTTATGCGCTGTGGACCGGCATGATGGTCATGTCGTTCTGGGCCGTGAAGGTCGACAACCTGGCGTTTCTGTTCGGCTCGCTGTTCGAAACGTCACGTTATCCCGTCACGGTCTACAAAGGCGCGCTGCGATTGGTGCTTCTGTACGTGCTGCCGATCGGGCTCGTCACTACGGTTCCTGCGGAAGCGCTGATCGGGCGTTTGGGCTTGGCGAATGCGTTCGGCGCGCTGGCGCTGGCGCTGCTGTTTCTGCTCTTCGCCCGGCTGCTGTGGAAGCGCGCGCTGCGGTCCTATACGAGCGCAAGCAGCTAG
- a CDS encoding ABC transporter permease: MIAAAGAFWRKYTVVFKADWAIMMAYRSESLIWMFGAFVQPLVSLAVWTSLSGSGSIAGYRASDYVLYFCAVLLVDRLTRSWDVYELDNDIRQGTFSGKLLRPFHPIHWSINGNLVYKAFFAALMIPSWLILAVFVPAMRTPAGIGTIGLAVLAIALSSALRFMIGYMFGLLAFWSNRATAVYALYEGVHLFLAGRIAPLSMFPDWVAEAARILPFYVTVAFPVDLLTGRLAGEPGQLWIGFAQQLGWLIVLLAAFRLMWRRGLKRYGASGG; the protein is encoded by the coding sequence ATGATCGCGGCAGCCGGCGCATTCTGGCGCAAGTACACGGTCGTCTTCAAGGCGGATTGGGCGATCATGATGGCCTACCGAAGCGAAAGCCTGATCTGGATGTTCGGCGCGTTCGTCCAGCCGCTCGTCAGCTTGGCGGTGTGGACATCGCTCAGCGGATCCGGCTCGATTGCCGGCTACCGCGCGTCCGATTATGTGCTTTACTTCTGCGCGGTGCTGCTGGTCGATCGGCTTACGCGCTCTTGGGACGTGTACGAGCTGGATAACGATATCCGGCAAGGGACGTTTTCCGGGAAGCTGCTGCGGCCGTTTCACCCGATCCATTGGAGCATCAACGGGAACTTGGTGTATAAAGCGTTTTTCGCCGCGCTGATGATTCCTTCATGGCTGATCCTTGCGGTGTTTGTTCCCGCCATGCGCACGCCGGCAGGCATCGGCACAATCGGACTAGCCGTGCTTGCGATCGCCTTGTCATCCGCGCTGCGGTTCATGATCGGCTACATGTTCGGGCTGCTCGCGTTTTGGAGCAACCGGGCTACCGCCGTCTACGCGTTGTACGAAGGCGTCCATCTGTTTCTCGCAGGGCGGATCGCGCCGTTGTCGATGTTTCCGGACTGGGTGGCCGAAGCGGCGAGAATACTGCCGTTCTATGTGACCGTTGCGTTTCCGGTCGATCTGTTAACCGGCAGGCTCGCAGGGGAGCCTGGGCAGCTATGGATCGGCTTTGCCCAGCAGCTTGGCTGGCTTATTGTTCTGCTGGCTGCCTTCCGTCTCATGTGGCGGCGGGGACTTAAACGCTACGGCGCGTCGGGAGGGTGA
- a CDS encoding ABC transporter ATP-binding protein codes for MIDVQGLTKIYQVHVRQPGFAASLRSLWHREYREVRAVDGIDFHIPEGQIVGFLGPNGAGKTTTMKLLTGLLHPTAGQIKVGGFIPFQQQNAFKKRVSLVMGQKSQLIWDIPASETFLIHKEVYEISPSDYRERIDYFTDMLDLAAVIDKPVRQLSLGERMKCELVAALLHRPDLVFLDEPTIGLDVNMQEAMRRFIAAYNRDYKATILLTSHYMADVSALCERVLVINHGKLLYDGAISSLIDRFSPYKRISLVLGDPVAAETVEAAVHSGGGRLVSYHYPQLEVEAPREDVTGLSAKLLTSLPVVDLTIEDPSLESVIGMAYANADEPTPSTSPPPADAAKAPKEIGV; via the coding sequence ATGATCGACGTTCAGGGATTGACGAAGATATATCAGGTACATGTCCGTCAGCCGGGCTTCGCCGCTTCGCTGCGCAGCCTTTGGCACCGCGAATACCGGGAGGTCCGTGCGGTGGACGGCATCGATTTTCATATTCCGGAAGGCCAGATCGTAGGCTTCCTCGGCCCTAACGGCGCGGGGAAAACGACGACGATGAAGCTGCTTACAGGACTTCTGCATCCGACTGCGGGTCAGATCAAGGTAGGCGGCTTTATTCCGTTTCAGCAGCAAAACGCGTTCAAGAAGCGCGTCAGCCTCGTCATGGGGCAGAAGAGCCAGCTGATCTGGGATATCCCGGCTTCGGAGACGTTTCTGATCCATAAAGAGGTGTATGAGATCTCGCCATCCGATTACCGGGAGCGGATCGATTATTTTACGGACATGCTCGATCTGGCCGCGGTCATCGATAAGCCGGTTCGGCAGCTGTCGCTCGGCGAACGAATGAAATGCGAGCTGGTGGCGGCGCTGCTGCATCGTCCGGATCTCGTCTTTCTCGATGAGCCGACCATTGGGCTCGACGTCAATATGCAGGAAGCGATGCGCCGGTTCATCGCGGCTTACAACCGCGATTACAAAGCGACGATTCTGCTTACGAGCCATTACATGGCTGATGTTTCCGCGCTATGCGAGCGCGTGCTGGTCATCAATCACGGGAAGCTGCTCTATGACGGAGCGATCAGCAGCCTGATCGACCGGTTCTCGCCATACAAACGAATCTCGCTCGTGCTCGGCGATCCGGTAGCGGCAGAGACGGTAGAGGCTGCCGTACATAGCGGCGGGGGACGGCTGGTCTCCTATCATTATCCGCAGCTCGAGGTGGAAGCGCCTCGCGAGGACGTGACGGGTTTGTCCGCGAAGCTGCTTACGTCGCTGCCTGTCGTCGACCTGACGATTGAGGATCCGTCGCTGGAATCGGTCATTGGCATGGCGTATGCCAATGCGGATGAACCGACACCGTCAACGTCACCTCCGCCTGCAGATGCAGCGAAAGCGCCGAAGGAGATCGGCGTATGA
- a CDS encoding DUF309 domain-containing protein, whose protein sequence is MTASRTYDERFVHFIVLFNVDEDYFECHEVMEELWLEEGRNVLYQGLLQAAVGLHHFRNDNFSGAVKLFNQAENKLVHYPDEMMGLDLKQIRADIAASLKPLLEWQERDAAAGHASPPPFAPFRLVVLDDELRQLTKALAEIPLENRLHGED, encoded by the coding sequence GTGACGGCGAGCCGGACGTATGACGAGCGTTTCGTGCATTTTATCGTGCTGTTCAACGTGGACGAGGATTATTTCGAATGCCATGAAGTGATGGAGGAGCTGTGGCTCGAGGAGGGCCGCAATGTCCTCTATCAAGGGCTGCTGCAAGCGGCGGTCGGGCTTCACCATTTCCGCAACGACAACTTCTCGGGCGCCGTCAAACTGTTCAATCAAGCCGAAAATAAACTGGTTCACTATCCGGATGAAATGATGGGCTTGGATTTGAAGCAGATTCGGGCCGATATTGCCGCCAGCTTGAAGCCGCTGCTAGAGTGGCAGGAGCGGGATGCTGCCGCAGGTCATGCTTCTCCGCCGCCCTTCGCTCCATTTCGGCTTGTGGTGCTCGACGACGAGCTGCGCCAACTTACGAAAGCGCTTGCTGAAATTCCGCTTGAAAATCGTCTTCATGGAGAGGATTAA
- a CDS encoding GTP pyrophosphokinase → MDGRDWGLFLQPYEQAVEELKVKLKTLRTELKNREAYSPIEFVTGRVKKISSILEKAKRLSVPMEKIETGIEDIAGIRIMCQFVDDIHRVAAFIRTRKDLKLVYEKDYITNFKESGYRSYHMIVEYPVQTAIGLKHVLAEIQIRTLAMNFWATIEHSLNYKYKESLPDEVRDRLKKAAEAASVLDTEMSSIRNEILDAQRDFEEKSNMVSSVLTDIQELYFFHRVREAVQFQLRFNELWEQEDAYAIRMLSDEIRTAINRAKKGGAN, encoded by the coding sequence ATGGACGGAAGAGACTGGGGATTATTTTTGCAGCCTTATGAGCAAGCGGTGGAAGAGCTGAAGGTTAAGCTGAAAACGCTGCGCACCGAGCTGAAGAACAGAGAGGCGTACTCGCCGATTGAGTTCGTTACCGGACGGGTAAAGAAAATTTCGAGCATATTGGAAAAAGCGAAACGGTTGTCGGTTCCGATGGAAAAAATCGAGACCGGCATCGAGGATATAGCGGGAATCCGCATTATGTGCCAATTTGTCGACGACATTCACCGCGTGGCGGCGTTCATTCGCACGCGCAAAGATTTGAAGCTCGTTTACGAAAAGGATTATATTACGAATTTCAAGGAAAGCGGCTACCGGAGCTACCATATGATCGTCGAGTATCCGGTGCAAACGGCCATCGGACTGAAGCATGTGCTGGCCGAAATCCAAATCCGTACGCTAGCGATGAATTTCTGGGCGACGATCGAGCATTCGCTCAACTATAAGTATAAAGAAAGCTTGCCGGACGAAGTGCGCGATCGGCTGAAAAAGGCGGCGGAAGCGGCGTCGGTGCTGGATACGGAAATGTCGAGTATCCGCAACGAAATATTGGATGCGCAGCGGGATTTCGAGGAGAAGTCGAATATGGTCTCCAGCGTCCTAACCGACATTCAAGAGCTCTACTTCTTCCATCGCGTTCGCGAAGCCGTCCAGTTCCAGCTGCGGTTTAACGAGCTGTGGGAGCAGGAGGATGCATACGCGATCCGGATGCTGTCCGATGAAATCCGGACGGCGATCAACCGGGCGAAGAAGGGCGGCGCGAATTAA
- a CDS encoding quinone-dependent dihydroorotate dehydrogenase, translating into MLYTKLAKPYFFRMDAEKAHHMVIDGLHSASRVPGIPAMMRAMYGVSESKELAVDLFGLHFPHPIGLAAGLDKNAKAVDMFANIGFGFAEVGTVTPVGQAGNELPRLFRLPSDEALINRMGFNNDGAAVMAERLANYKIRPIPIAVNIGKNKTTPNELAHEDYRACLQALYTYGDFFVVNISSPNTPDLRALQHGDELKLLLSTVMDEMTAQAKKSGRARKPVLVKIAPDMTDEQLAYTVDTIVASGVNGIIATNTTISRDGLGHPNAKETGGLSGKPVKERSTEVIRAVYRQTGGSLPIIGSGGIFTAADAYDKIRAGASLVEIYTGLIYKGPEMLRELADGLKDCLRMDGYQSIQEAVGADHRS; encoded by the coding sequence TTGTTGTATACGAAATTGGCCAAGCCTTACTTCTTCCGGATGGATGCGGAAAAAGCCCATCATATGGTAATTGACGGCCTTCATTCGGCCAGCCGCGTACCGGGCATCCCCGCGATGATGCGCGCCATGTACGGCGTATCGGAATCCAAGGAACTGGCGGTCGATCTGTTCGGCCTGCATTTTCCTCATCCAATCGGGCTAGCGGCCGGTTTGGATAAAAACGCGAAGGCGGTCGACATGTTCGCCAATATCGGCTTCGGCTTTGCCGAGGTCGGCACCGTAACGCCGGTCGGACAAGCCGGCAACGAGCTTCCCCGCCTGTTCCGGCTGCCTTCCGACGAAGCGCTGATCAACCGGATGGGCTTCAATAACGACGGCGCGGCTGTCATGGCGGAGCGTCTGGCGAACTATAAGATCCGGCCGATTCCGATCGCGGTCAATATCGGCAAAAACAAAACGACGCCGAACGAGCTTGCCCACGAGGATTATCGCGCATGCTTGCAGGCGTTGTATACATATGGCGACTTCTTCGTCGTCAACATCAGTTCCCCGAATACGCCGGACCTGCGGGCGCTGCAGCATGGCGACGAGCTGAAGCTGCTGCTGTCCACCGTCATGGACGAAATGACGGCGCAAGCCAAGAAGAGCGGCCGGGCGCGCAAGCCGGTGCTGGTCAAAATCGCGCCGGACATGACGGACGAGCAGCTCGCATACACGGTCGACACGATCGTCGCAAGCGGCGTGAACGGCATTATCGCGACGAATACGACAATCAGCCGCGATGGACTCGGCCATCCGAACGCGAAAGAGACGGGCGGCCTCAGCGGCAAGCCGGTCAAAGAGCGTTCGACGGAGGTCATTCGCGCGGTTTACCGACAAACGGGCGGAAGTTTGCCTATTATTGGCTCAGGCGGCATCTTTACGGCCGCTGATGCATACGATAAAATTCGCGCGGGTGCAAGTCTTGTAGAAATTTATACGGGACTAATTTACAAAGGACCGGAAATGCTCCGCGAGCTCGCGGACGGGCTTAAGGATTGCCTGCGCATGGACGGATATCAATCGATACAAGAAGCGGTAGGAGCAGATCATCGGTCATAG
- a CDS encoding L,D-transpeptidase, translated as MEQQDSSMAYLKRYVQNHPNNRMAWYLLGNQYRLEGKEGKANYCFLQSGSIYEAYERKQHELAGEPKVIIDKWNRKRRTRGLVLRTAVSAALLMVCTMAAPAGLPNGIDERSKPSAERDTMAPAATTPERALDVVFVRSAGSGTLGKALGALMTGGGNKAKRGLAVMLEQQGKWRIWPGATRILADVERGGSERLASVVRLLDGQACDCQPADAASANKLYAAWSSEQEMRWTLISAITHYKTRKHAWPEALKDLTGPYPNNTLSGTSDAMRKLFPELLTTMKARVSGGAAGGKGSSQAGSSANGTQSAANGTEQSQTAAAGSSDTNLPDEPLSIIVDTNSHRLAVVSGDVIVRSYTVGLGGNKTPKGQFYISEKVKNPNGRDDGEFGSRGMTLSDTLYAIHGTDDPDSIGKDESHGCVRMNRKDVEELYDLVPLGTRVDIKSGVLPALRPPAAKRFRLKPVQDETNTAVVYRWLS; from the coding sequence ATGGAACAGCAGGATTCATCGATGGCGTATTTGAAGCGCTATGTTCAAAATCATCCGAATAATCGCATGGCCTGGTATTTGCTGGGCAATCAATACAGGCTTGAGGGCAAGGAGGGGAAGGCGAATTATTGCTTTCTCCAATCGGGCAGCATCTATGAAGCCTATGAGCGGAAGCAGCATGAATTGGCCGGCGAGCCAAAAGTCATTATCGATAAGTGGAATCGGAAGCGGCGGACGAGAGGGCTGGTGCTTCGTACGGCGGTGTCCGCGGCGCTGCTGATGGTTTGTACGATGGCGGCGCCAGCTGGGCTGCCGAACGGGATCGATGAGCGATCCAAGCCCAGTGCAGAGCGCGATACGATGGCGCCGGCGGCAACAACGCCGGAGAGAGCGCTGGACGTCGTGTTTGTCAGGTCGGCCGGCTCCGGGACGTTAGGCAAAGCGCTGGGCGCTCTAATGACGGGTGGCGGAAACAAGGCCAAGCGCGGACTTGCCGTCATGCTGGAGCAGCAGGGGAAATGGCGCATCTGGCCGGGAGCGACGCGTATACTGGCGGATGTAGAGCGCGGCGGCAGCGAACGGTTAGCGTCGGTCGTTCGGCTGCTGGACGGCCAGGCCTGCGACTGCCAGCCTGCGGACGCAGCATCGGCGAATAAATTGTACGCGGCATGGAGCAGCGAGCAGGAGATGCGCTGGACGCTGATCAGCGCGATAACCCACTACAAGACGCGCAAGCACGCATGGCCGGAAGCATTGAAGGATTTGACCGGACCCTATCCGAACAATACGCTCTCGGGCACGTCCGACGCGATGCGGAAGCTGTTTCCTGAGCTGCTGACCACCATGAAGGCGCGCGTTTCAGGTGGCGCAGCCGGCGGAAAAGGAAGCTCCCAAGCGGGCTCTAGCGCCAACGGTACGCAATCCGCAGCTAACGGCACCGAACAATCGCAAACAGCCGCAGCAGGCAGCAGCGACACGAATCTCCCTGACGAGCCGCTCTCTATTATCGTAGACACGAACAGCCATCGGCTGGCGGTCGTTTCCGGCGATGTCATCGTACGGAGCTACACTGTCGGTCTTGGCGGAAACAAGACGCCAAAGGGACAATTCTATATCAGCGAGAAAGTTAAAAATCCGAACGGGCGGGATGACGGCGAATTCGGCAGCAGGGGAATGACCCTTTCGGATACGCTCTATGCCATCCACGGCACGGACGATCCGGACAGCATCGGGAAGGATGAATCGCATGGCTGCGTGAGGATGAACCGAAAGGATGTGGAGGAGCTGTACGATCTCGTTCCGCTCGGAACGCGCGTAGACATAAAAAGCGGCGTTCTGCCCGCCCTGCGGCCGCCGGCCGCCAAGCGTTTCCGCTTGAAGCCGGTGCAGGACGAGACGAACACCGCTGTCGTTTATCGTTGGTTAAGTTAG
- a CDS encoding stalk domain-containing protein: MTNIRRTAALTLAASMLLASFGGSASAAAGAVQADTILKNKPLYELYTAAGTGAFDWADGKSGAAAFREPSSLLVDAGTSALLVADTRNHRLRVVSGTQTTTSAGLYIGDDEFRFPLGSLLDGKTAEAGFNSPAGLAKDAGGAVYVADAANNAIRKVAGGKVVTIAGNGVTGTADGSGEDARFYHPMDVAVASDGTVYVADTLNHTIRQIKNGRVTTLNAPSTRIVEYYPGVVEASGDYADGPLSQAKFNEPSGLALDAKGNLYVSDTGNQRIRYIDLKAKTVTTVAGGANGSAAAYAEQSPYAEGGYADGKAALAKFHAPRGLAVTPEGGVLIADSLNHVIRYLHNGEVTTVAGTPGEEGRTSGIASSALLNRPTDVAWMGKGAFAVADAGSNTVRIVAPYTVPAKVKADGSIHLLYRSKVLDSDVQPIIQSGTTFVPLRVLTEQLGFKVQYGSGAAVLSLNGVSYTVKSGSKQVVKKLQNGASQTVTLSTAPFTSSSRLFLPVRFFAEELGLDVQWLTDVRAVLLRDKQSRAE, from the coding sequence ATGACGAATATACGTAGAACAGCCGCGCTTACGCTGGCAGCCTCCATGCTGCTGGCTTCGTTCGGCGGAAGCGCATCTGCAGCAGCCGGCGCCGTTCAGGCAGATACCATCCTCAAAAACAAGCCGCTGTATGAGCTCTATACGGCAGCGGGAACAGGCGCGTTCGACTGGGCAGACGGCAAATCCGGCGCAGCCGCTTTTCGCGAACCGTCTTCGCTGCTGGTGGATGCCGGTACGTCCGCGCTTCTTGTCGCCGATACGCGCAATCATCGGCTTCGCGTCGTCTCGGGGACGCAAACGACGACATCCGCGGGGCTCTATATCGGCGACGATGAGTTCCGCTTCCCGCTCGGAAGCCTGCTGGACGGCAAAACGGCGGAGGCCGGCTTCAACAGCCCGGCCGGGCTCGCTAAAGACGCCGGCGGGGCCGTGTATGTGGCAGACGCAGCGAACAATGCCATCCGTAAAGTTGCAGGCGGCAAGGTCGTCACGATCGCCGGCAACGGGGTAACGGGAACGGCTGACGGCAGCGGAGAGGATGCAAGATTTTATCATCCGATGGATGTGGCGGTCGCAAGCGACGGTACCGTTTATGTGGCGGATACGCTGAATCATACGATAAGACAAATCAAAAACGGCCGCGTGACGACGTTGAACGCGCCTTCCACGCGCATCGTGGAGTACTATCCGGGCGTCGTCGAGGCTTCGGGCGACTATGCGGACGGTCCGCTCAGCCAAGCGAAATTCAACGAACCGAGCGGGCTGGCGCTTGATGCGAAAGGCAATTTGTACGTGAGCGATACGGGCAATCAGCGCATTCGTTATATCGATTTGAAGGCGAAGACGGTAACGACGGTAGCCGGCGGCGCGAACGGATCGGCGGCTGCTTACGCGGAGCAGTCGCCGTACGCGGAAGGCGGATATGCCGACGGCAAAGCGGCGCTCGCGAAATTCCATGCGCCTCGCGGCCTCGCAGTGACGCCGGAGGGCGGCGTCCTGATCGCGGATTCGCTCAACCATGTCATTCGCTACCTGCATAATGGCGAAGTAACGACGGTTGCCGGTACGCCTGGCGAGGAAGGCCGGACAAGCGGCATCGCTAGCAGCGCGCTGCTGAACCGCCCGACAGACGTCGCGTGGATGGGGAAAGGGGCATTTGCGGTAGCGGACGCCGGCAGCAATACGGTTCGCATTGTCGCTCCATATACCGTACCTGCAAAAGTAAAGGCTGACGGCAGCATCCATTTGCTTTATCGCTCCAAAGTACTGGACTCGGATGTGCAGCCAATCATTCAATCGGGCACAACTTTCGTTCCGCTGCGCGTACTGACGGAGCAGCTCGGCTTCAAAGTGCAGTATGGAAGCGGAGCAGCCGTGCTTAGTCTGAACGGGGTCTCGTATACGGTCAAGAGCGGGTCGAAGCAAGTCGTGAAGAAGCTGCAAAACGGCGCTTCGCAGACGGTTACGCTGAGCACGGCGCCATTTACGTCGAGCAGCAGGCTCTTCCTGCCGGTCCGGTTTTTCGCGGAGGAATTGGGGCTTGATGTGCAGTGGTTAACGGATGTTCGCGCCGTTCTGCTGCGCGACAAACAATCCAGAGCCGAATAA
- a CDS encoding FecR family protein — MTSKNSRTLLAVLCLLLAIGPASLFAGAGKASAQVMRVAIVDSMKGTVSVMKSGGAKSFNAFKNMSLNEGDQIATGKGASVVLQLASDDADKDTITIGESSQVTFTKLKDSGGTKTKMSVWAGSLWVKVKSVSNASDQFEVETPTSIMGVRGTQFFVGVDPRTGLTNVFLAAGVIEAITSGIRLKEDGVTQQDKSVVLYPTQQLNEANREDGEGLATSISIIDIANFINEASSDIIKAILEDAKSIREEQERMLKQAEESMGDPASKENFGGAIQSDEDLANATDNFTNMLSIMAREAIEQKKIDQGTIDQINDDADEQLIDSNTKAALTLTEADKVKQEAAKKLTEKQQQLGESKDKQNQALLDQLNQAVAKAKEQQKKIAEENKAALQALTEKLEKLYFEKLTTEEQAKFNQSRGQIEKQPIDLGSGTPTGNTGGTTASGLAALKFSQTVYETSPLIVTGDTAAIDINVVFSGFNESRAIKGYQIEIEYDNLTTAFDESRFDGASTALGYRAGGGGFVVEPEGQTVSGANSVDDYRIVEGESKNTLVYTVAKFAGSSVQMSGETNVVKLPFIVSAVMPVNQEIGPEPLALPAKFRIKSITAVDAAGNPVAVVKGSELTLQIKSNR; from the coding sequence ATGACCAGCAAAAACAGCCGTACGCTGCTCGCCGTTCTATGCTTGCTGCTGGCTATCGGGCCGGCTTCGCTGTTTGCGGGAGCGGGCAAAGCTTCCGCGCAGGTGATGCGCGTAGCGATCGTGGATTCGATGAAGGGCACGGTGTCCGTCATGAAATCCGGCGGGGCCAAATCATTTAACGCATTCAAGAACATGAGCTTGAACGAAGGCGATCAGATCGCGACAGGCAAGGGCGCCAGCGTGGTGCTTCAGCTTGCGAGCGATGACGCCGACAAAGATACGATCACAATCGGCGAAAGCTCGCAGGTTACGTTTACGAAGCTGAAGGATTCGGGCGGCACCAAAACGAAAATGAGCGTGTGGGCCGGCTCTTTATGGGTAAAGGTTAAATCGGTCTCGAACGCGAGCGACCAATTCGAGGTCGAGACGCCGACGTCCATCATGGGCGTGCGGGGCACGCAGTTCTTCGTTGGCGTCGATCCGCGGACGGGTCTGACGAACGTATTCCTGGCGGCAGGCGTTATCGAAGCCATTACAAGCGGCATCCGATTGAAGGAAGACGGGGTTACCCAACAGGACAAATCGGTCGTGCTGTATCCGACCCAGCAGCTGAACGAGGCGAACCGGGAGGATGGGGAAGGGCTTGCGACGTCGATCTCCATCATCGACATCGCGAACTTTATTAATGAAGCTTCCTCGGACATCATTAAAGCGATCCTGGAAGATGCGAAGAGCATTCGCGAGGAACAAGAGCGCATGCTGAAACAGGCTGAGGAAAGCATGGGCGATCCGGCAAGCAAGGAAAACTTCGGCGGCGCGATTCAATCCGATGAGGACCTGGCGAACGCTACCGATAATTTCACGAACATGCTGTCCATTATGGCACGCGAAGCGATCGAGCAGAAGAAGATCGATCAAGGGACGATCGACCAAATCAACGATGATGCGGACGAGCAGCTGATCGATTCGAATACGAAAGCGGCTCTGACGCTGACCGAAGCGGACAAGGTGAAGCAGGAAGCTGCGAAGAAGCTTACCGAGAAGCAGCAGCAGCTGGGCGAGTCGAAGGACAAGCAGAACCAGGCGCTGCTCGACCAGCTGAATCAAGCGGTAGCGAAAGCGAAGGAACAGCAGAAGAAAATCGCGGAAGAGAACAAGGCGGCACTTCAAGCGCTTACGGAAAAGCTGGAAAAGCTTTACTTCGAGAAGCTGACGACGGAAGAGCAGGCGAAGTTCAACCAAAGCCGCGGGCAGATTGAGAAGCAGCCGATCGATCTCGGCAGCGGCACGCCAACCGGCAATACGGGCGGAACGACGGCTTCGGGTCTTGCTGCCTTAAAGTTCAGCCAGACGGTCTATGAAACGTCGCCGCTGATTGTTACGGGCGATACGGCTGCGATCGACATTAACGTGGTCTTCAGCGGCTTTAACGAATCGAGAGCGATCAAAGGCTATCAGATCGAGATCGAGTATGACAATTTGACGACCGCATTTGATGAGAGCCGGTTTGACGGCGCGTCCACGGCGCTTGGCTACCGCGCCGGAGGCGGGGGCTTCGTCGTGGAGCCTGAAGGCCAGACGGTAAGCGGCGCGAACAGCGTCGATGACTACCGGATCGTTGAAGGCGAGTCGAAGAACACACTGGTTTACACGGTAGCGAAATTCGCCGGCAGCTCGGTGCAGATGAGCGGCGAAACGAACGTCGTGAAGCTTCCGTTTATCGTATCGGCCGTCATGCCTGTCAATCAGGAAATCGGTCCGGAACCATTGGCACTGCCGGCGAAATTCCGGATCAAGTCCATAACGGCCGTCGATGCGGCAGGCAATCCGGTTGCGGTCGTGAAAGGGTCCGAGCTGACGCTGCAAATCAAATCCAATCGTTAA